In Cryptomeria japonica chromosome 1, Sugi_1.0, whole genome shotgun sequence, the sequence gtgtatgtttaaaatgtgtgtgtgtgcatacatatatgtatatgtataatatgtatatatgtagatattgtatgtatatatgtgtagttAATacgtgtgtatatacacacacacacaaatatgtatgtatatgtatataatatgtgtatgacaTATCTAGAAGCTCACTAGTCTAGACACTGATGCATTGTGCTATCAGATGTCCAAAAATtgtagaaatttcaaaaaaaaaattgagaatttaTTTTGATCTACAAATAAGAAGACAAGGATACACATAACAACGTACTAGGTATAAcaataaacaaacaaaaagaatgaaATCAACTGCAACTATCTAGTTTAAATGAAATATTAATAACTAGCAAAAAACGTCACTTGCAAAGTGATTAGGAGTATCTTTAATAGTTTACAGATCAATTATCTATCACAATCCATGGACTTATAACAAAGTCTCATATTCAAATCATCAAGAGATAATAAAGTGTAGAGAGAATGTAAAACACtctatacatattaaaataaaaatctcATTCCTGAATACAAATTTTAACACAATAAAAATTGAAGAGAGTACAACTAGGGTTTATTGCTTCTCAACCCCTTATACCATATAACAAGAATACGAATTCTAATGTaatgaaaatataaaaagataaaaataagcaTTGTGGCTGCTCACCTTCCTACTGCAAAGAAAACAAATGGCCCAAAATGATCTTCTCACATGATTTTATTAGAAAAAGATGTATTGCTCACAATAATACAACAAGAGAATTTAAACAATTATATCAACTATCACAATAATGCAAAAACAAAAGTGATTTAAATAGTAGGAAAACTTATTAAAAAATCTTATAATTGGACAAGAAAAATTATATCTGATTCTCCATTTGAAATTAATAACTAATTGACATTATTTGTACAAATAgtaaaaataataaattacaacAAGTATTGTCATGTCTAAATTCTATAAACTCATATTTAATTTGAATAGACAAAAATACTTCTCCCGTGTGCATTAGAATAAATTTTTGATGTCACCTTCTAAGAGAAAGCTCTAGAAATATTAGAAGACACCTCATCAACATTTTTCTGTGTTTGGACTAGTATTTCAAAAAGAATACTTTATGCAATGCACATCTCAAGAGAACCGCCCATCCATTGCTATCAAATCACAAGTGTCAATAAATGTAATATTGCTTGGCATTGCTATCAAATCAGTAGTGTTAATTAATGAAATACACCTTCCTTGTTGCATGAGTATAAATTTTCCATAGCACCATTCAACAAAAGACTACATACATATTATAACATTTTTTATCTTTGACTTTTTTTCTTGGATTAATGTATTTCAAACAAAATAGTTCACACTATgtaaattattagattattaagtACTATTGGACAACAGTCACACAGTTGTCCACATCTCTATATAATTTCAATAGtaatatgaaaatgcataaaaagtggaCTAAACAATTTACGACTAACATTAGTGTAATGTGACTCTGCATTACTATTGTCCAATATAACTGAAGAATTTTTAGTTTTttagaaattaaataatataaaagaataaaaactttaaagaaaaattcaatgcatTTAAATTCGTCATCTCTATTGATCAATGCTATTAAAAGTAATTAAATTAGGTGAATGCATTAGCATTCTACCAGCCAGTAGGAACTAATAATAAGTGTATATCTTCTAATCCATTTTATAATTTGtacttcaaatttttaaaataaaattgaaaaaaaaaatctttctacTCAATTTCATGATATATTTAGCTAATATGCTATATATGATGGGCATTTCCCACTGGAATTCAATGGTCTCACGCCACTTTTTTTCCTCGCATGCCTGAAGACGGGAAATTCTCCTCCACCGGTTTTCACTGTCAGATTTTCTCCTTGGACATCACTTGATTCGCTTTACCACGAATGCACTACCTCCCACCCCTATTTAACTCTGGCATAGCAGACGACATGGATAAGACAACGAAATCTCTGACTAAAAATGGTGCCTCTGCTACAGAAAGAATTTTCCTCGCCATTAATCCTAATTCACTAGGGTTGATAGTTTTGTTCTCGAATTTGAGTTCCCTCCTCGATAATGAGTTTACTAATTATCTCTTAAATAAGATAGAGTGCCATTTGGAGAATCTGAAGAAAATTTGCAACATAAAGGGATTCCAATCCCTTGCATCATTACCCAcacatttttctctctaaccaaatcaaaatatttccttcagAAGGCTTTTTTGAAAGCAACATTTCCTTTAGAAGGTATGACCATATTTCCAAAGATCAAGTTTATGAAATTACCAGGGTATTGTTGCACTATGAGTGATccttcatttgggttcttttcaaAAACCCGTTGGGTGGGAGGGGTTTTGCACGTAAGGCAACTTGGAGATTTTAACATCATGTAGAATGATTGTTTGAGATTGATTCTCATCCTCTTTGGGATAAATTGGGAATGGTTTAATGGCTAGAAGGGATTAGGGTGTTAGTTTTAGACACGGCAAAAATATTTCTAGTAGTTTTCTTTTGCATCTATGCCTTAACTTGAAAGGTGAGTCCTTTTTACTAGTGCTTTTTtaccattttttaattttattttagtgttattctACTGTTATCTATAAAATTAGAGAATGTTAATAAATGTGCCCTCTTTTAATCCATTAGTTGGGAGAATTTGGTAGCATAAGTATGCAAATGTCATTCAGATAGATACAATTCCTATTGCCCAATTCTCGGTGACCCTTATGCCATCTAGACAAAACATCAACAATTTTTATTTGTCCTAATTAGCATATGCTCATAGCTATTGTGCTCATGTTCCCATACATATTTTTGCATTCATTTGAGATTAAATAACTTGTTTCATTCATGCTAAAAGTCAGAGCTTTGGAATAGGGcatggatatccatcaaagcataagggAAGGGGGATTTTTAGTAGACATTATAATTGCaactaccttggtagacatgtatgcaaaatgtggaagtatagattaGGCATgcaaactatttgatagaatgcctcaaagagatgttgtCTAATGGAATGCAATggttgcaagatatgcacaaaacaaATTTGTTCATAATGCTTTAGAAACttttaagaaaatacaataggcATTCAAGGTTTCACAccggttttaaaaaaaaattacaactttTTTAGTCACCTGATTATTTTGGCCAAGGCATTCTTAttgtttatgcatgattctacTTTGGCATTGATTCTACATGTTTGGTTGTTAGTATCAATTTATGCATGTTAGTGATAATCATTTCTCTATCACTCTCTTCCTTCTATTGGCTCCTATTAATGAAGTCTCTTTTAAAGTGAAAGGATTCTCCAATAACTGATGCGATAACAAGGGAGCATCTTAAGCCTTGTGGTAGGCTAGAAAGTGTTGCTTTGATATTCTCTCTCACTGCCAAGCTAGCTAGAGACAGCTCTTctatgatgattcaaattttggacTCACTCATTCATGGCATGAGCTAAATTGAGATTGTACTTTGGTTAACCATTTGATTAATATTGTACTTCTAAATTACATGGTGAAGATTTGTTATTTGTATCAATGGATGGCATTCTTTATCACTCCCACACTCAGTTATTGTAAATCAAGATGTTGATACACATTTGGAGATTATGATTTTTGTTAACTTCTTTATTCACTTCTACGTGATTCTTGATCATCATAATGTTGAAATTTGTTGTCTTATATAAAACTAGGTTATGTCATTGATATGCCTTCATTGTTGTGATTGAGATCATTATGTACCATTTTATAATTTTCAAATATGGACTTCAATATGCAATAAACCCATAAGTACTTAAGATGCATTTAAGATTCTTTTTACGATAAGTTTTATACAATTGTTATGTTATTGTTTTTTAGTGAGTCAATGATGCCAAGATATGCATGATTTAGATTGTTATTCTTGTAGTTAATGTGAGACATTGTACTTCATTTGATGATAAACAAATTTATTACATTATACAGTCTGTTTATTAACTAGAAAATCCCAATTCATATAGGCCAACACAAATCTCATTGTGTGTTCATAAAATGAAATGGTGATAATGCTTCATTAAAAATAAAACCCAGTTTGGATAAACACATTATGAGAAACATAAAGAATTGTAACTTGAAATCTATGGGTATTAAACATCACAATTGAAATAGCTATTTATTTGTTGGTGTTAGTTCTTTTTGTGTAGTGACTATTACAAGAGAGAAATTCTTTGGTGTGAAAATAAATGATTTGTAAGGCTTTGCACTTTACAAGCAATACTTGATGCAATGATTTGTAAGGCTTTGCACTTTACAAGCAATACATGCATCGGGTATTGCTTGCTTGATTGATAATGGATGGAATGCTCTAACTCTAGGGCCCTAAGCTCTGATCATAAATTTCTAATGTCATCATTGAATGTACATTTGGAATGCAATGTTTGGATCCCTTTTATGCTGTCTTATATTGAGTTCTTATTTAGTAAGCAACCGATAAGTTGTTAATCATAATTTTATGGGAGTGATGCAAATTCATTCTAATATTTGGTGGAAATCTTTGACAAAATGAATAAACCGTGCATTATTATGACATTCAATTTGTTCCATTTGACGCCCCTTGTATGTGTTGGTCCTTCCAAAAATTGTAATGTGTATCATGACTTTCTCTCGATCAATGTAAATTCAAGCTTGTCAATCCATTTATGTGGTGTACTTCTCCATTAAATTTAAGGACATGttaatgtttgatatctctctagTTTTCTTCCCACTTTATCTATTGATTCAAATTATATAATTACTTCTAAAATTTGATACCTAATATAGGTGTCAAATCATTTTGCATAGCTTGTTGGTTTAAATTATATGTTTTATCCATTCATATTTAGGTTTTTCCTACAAAGACAATGTTCGTTTCTTCTAACACTTGTCTGCCCTTCAATAAATCACCCAAAACATATCTTGCTATCAACATAACCATTGCACCTGATTGAAATGCAAGTGCTAGTATAACAAATTTTAACATATAATTTACTATCCATGTAACCATAACATCTTAAAATGTGCTTGTCTAAATCTTAACTATCCCTACcttatatttctaatttttttcaaattacAGACAATTTTCAAATACTCTTTCAAATAATAAGGCCCGCatagttatttcttattatatcTACAGAAACCGACACCAGAAACAACAGAAACAAAATTAGAGTCAAATCGCAGGACTGTATGCCAGTTTCCGTGCATGGAGAAAAGCATGATGAACCTCACATGCAAAAAAAAGCCATGCAATAATCACCGAAATTATTGCTCTCAAAACTGACATCAACTGCGTGGATTGCAGAAGCCTCATGTTGTGGCGGTGCCATATCCAGCGCCATGCATGTGATATGGGCACTTCTTTGCAACGAGAAGTGtaagtaattttaaaattttgcacCTATGTATTTTTCTACAGTTTAAAAAACAGAAtttagaaaaaatttaaaatttccattgcaaattagaaataaagtaaAACGTTTGACATCCATGAAGTACGCTTTCTACAAGAAAGTTACCTGAATCCACGACTCTACTTTTAAACAATACATCAGACAGACAGATCATATCCATCACCAATCCTATCTTCACCATTACAATTCATGAGCTTATGCATCTCATTTGCAAAACCTTGTAAATTTAAGGTCGAAGATCCTCCTCCTCCAACAGATTGTTTAGCCAATCTCTGATATTTCACAGCACGTTTTCTCATATCTGTGCCTTCCTCGCTACTGAGGACAAGTCTTACAGATTTCTCCACCTTGTCTTCACAAGGAATCCCATCCATGTGTTGGCAAAACTGAACGCCGATGCCCAGTTCCTCAGTCACCAGCTTAGAGTTAAAATGCTGTTCTCCGAACATCGGCCATGTGACCATCGGAACCACCATCAAAATGCTTTCTAGAGTGGAATTCCATCCGCAGTGGCTCATAAAGGCACCCACAGATGGGTGCGACAAAATGACAAGCTGTGGTGCCCATCCCCATATGACCAACCCATTATCTCTCTCCATAAACCCTTCTGGAAGGTAGGAAGCACACAATTCTTCCTGGTTCGATTCTGCAGATACAGTTTCCGGGGAAACTTTGATCGACCAAACAAAAGGCTGATGGCTGGCTTCAAGACTCCTCGCCAGTGCCTGAGTTTGCTCTTGTGAAAGAAACGCCTGGCTTCCAAATGAAACATAGATAAACGAACAGGGGCTCTTAGAATCTAGCCATTGCACCAACTTATCCTCGCTAATGTCCGCTGCTTTCCCCCTCTGATTAGCAATACAGCCCAAAGGAACTACAGGACCGACAGACCAAAGGGGTTTACCGTTTAGTATATTTTCCAAGTGCTGAAGATAATGAGGCTCGAGCTCGTCGAACGTGTTGACGAGCATTCCCCAGCATTTACTCATTGACTGCATCTTCCCTGTTAAAAACCTTCTACCCGGGTCAGATTGATCTAGCTGGAGAAGTCTATCAGGCATCTGTTCCTTGGTAAATTTAACTGCAGACGATAAAATACCATCGACTATAACGCTATCGCCCTCCTTCCGCACGGTGTTTGTGGTTATGGAGCCAAAGATGGCGTGAAATACAGAGGTCCCAAAAGCCCCACATGGGGCGAAAATGACCCTAATAGTTCCAAATCTCTCCGCAGAGTGCACAGTCCAGTTGATGAACAGGTCGCTAAGTATACACACAGGTCGACGAATGCCCTGCTCTTCGACCCACCGTTCGAAAGGGTCTCGAAGGCTCTCGATGAATGAAAGAACAATGGGTCCGGATTTCCGTGGTAGAAGATCCATACTTTCCCGTCCCTCTGGCAGACATTGAATGGTGTTGGATGGATTTAGGCCGACCAGCTAAATATCCAGAGCGGCAGCCTGGCTGGATTCTTCCATGAGACCTCGCAGACGCTGTGCTATGGTGCGAGTGGTGATATAGCTGAAGGCGAGAGAGTGTGAAGCGAgcaatttggctaagtctagagaTGGGATGCTATGCCCCATTGCAGGAAAGGTCACCATTGCGACGTGGGGTTTTTGCCGGGTGTTCATGGCTGTGATGAGCTTCCTTCTTTGATTGGGTATTTAACATAGGAGTGATTTTTTAATGTTGATGAGCAAGGTGCACAATCCCGGCCTTACCGGTCATACTCCATTATTAAGTTTAGTGAACCCAAGGTAATACGCAAGTGTTTGGTCAAGGAGACGTGCAATAAGAAAACACAGGAAAAAATCTAGAAATCTGATAGGAATTGGAAAAGTGGTCAATTCAAACTAAGGCACGTTAACCGCTAAAATCCTAATGATTTTTTAGAAAAGACAACAAATTCTGTAATAACAGAGTCGAGGGAACGTGCGTTTCTTTATCAAAGTTTTAAACTTCTTGTTTCCGAGGAAAAGGGTACTGAAAAGACACAACAAAATAAGGAAGGTCAAATAGAGTTCTTTTAAGATTCATAATATTTAGCAAGTTGTCAATGGGTCTTTGGTCTCTTGGGGAAGTTGAATGGTTTTGAATGAGTCTACAAGGGATCATGTTTTGCTAAGTTCAAAGCAACGACACCATAAGGAATGAGGCCGTGATTGTGCCCATAGTGAAATTGGTGTATAGGCTCATGCTTGTATAAAAAAATGTGGCTTCCCTCATTGGACTGGTGTGCTCACGAGCTCCCTCCCTTACTAAGCTATCATACTCacatataaacattaaaaatataacTAATTAAAAGATATAATAAATGTTAAACAATATGAAAAgtacaattaaaaatatataaaagtataattatttaaaatttaagaaaaaattaataaatattttagtaTTTATAATTGTATATAATTTAATGAAATGCTACTTCTTTTGATTTCTCAAAGATTATTCCCAATACTCAAGAGCTAACAATTAAACAAACATGGTTGAATaactaaaatatattaaatattaattggatcaagttgattcaaataaaagagagaaaatggAAACCACTAGAGAAAAGGTGgataaaatgcaattttgatggttGTTTTAAAGAGTAATCTACGATTATTTGGAGCAGGGGTGTGTTGAGAGATAGTAGAGTTATCCTTATTGAAGGGTACAACAAGAACTTAGGCATAGGTTTCAATAATGGAGTGGAAGCTTATGCTACTTGGCAAGGCCTAAAGAGACTTGAGGAAAAGAATTATTAGAACATTATCCTTGAAGGGGACTCAAAACTAATTGTGGACTACCTTAACAATTAATCTAATGCCCATGGGAAATAAGAAGTTTAATGGAGGACAACAAGGACTTTCCTAGAATCTTCCTTCAATCCAAAGTCTAGAATGTCTTTAGGGAAGGAAACATGGCAATGGATGAAATGGCAAGTTTAGACCTCAAACTTATGGATTGGACCTTCTTTTATTTTCCTTAGTGCCCTCCCAATCTCAAAGAAATTATCTCTCTAGAAAGAGGACAACCCTCTTGATAGGGTGAGTTTACTCAAGCCAAAGCTTCATGGCTATGTTTACCATGTTAATCACAAGGAAGAAAAAAAAAGGGTTTGGAAGGGTTTTAATCTATCAAagtatcaaattcaaattttactgAAGAATGTTATGATGACATGGCTTCTTGATAGGGGTTGTGGTTGGATGTTATTAATAGTCTTTTTTGGAATGGATGGAGTTATTACCATGAAAGGTATGAGTTTTTTGAATTGGCCTCATTATGATACCGCCATCATTGCCAAAAGTTGCAATAGGATTTGTGGGGATGGAGGTGCCTTGCAAATATATTACCAAAAGGAAGGATATTTATGTAATGGTCATTTCACATTTGTGATCTTGATCGATTAGAAAGATTTCTCCATCCTCTCTAACCTTATTTGCACCTTTATTATTTCCTTTTTGAGTTGTAAAATTCTCGGTGGGCCTATTCTAGTTTTTGTCTTCTTCTCCCTTCTGACTATTGCTATGATTAAAAAAGTTATAGGGCGTTCTTTGAAACTCTCTAAGCCCAGGGATTGTAATGAGTTGAGACAAAATGAGGATTTGTCAGACCTATTTGATAGAGCTCAGATGATTACATATTTTCTGGCCATTAAGGGTTAAAATAGATTTTTGTCGGCTAAATTTTGTAACTCAAGACAAAAGGGTGTTCTTTCTATTGGTAGTATCAATGATACTGTTACTCTTAAACTTATTGTAGAGTTCGCAGGCTTAAAATGTGAAGGGTATAATGATGAAAAGAAAATCTTAGGGGTGTACAAAGAGTTtatcaagaatttttttgaaaaagggaAGAGGCTGGCAGTGTTGTAGAATGAATATGATCACTCTATCTTTTCATCTTCATATGCAATGGAAAGATACCATGttatgaaatattttacttttgaagggtgttatttttctattcacAAATATAACTTTCTCATCCTAAATCATATTTTCCATGGTGAAAATATTGATCTTCTGTTCTAACTGTTTTCTTCTTTGAGTGCTATTATTTTTAATGAGATCTCTCGCCCTCTACACTCGGGGTTAATTTTTTCCCTTTATTTATATTCTTTTGACCATTCTCCCCATCGCAGTCATTTTATTACATTTCTTGGTAACCCTAGTGACAATGTTGAAGTCCCCTTGCAGCTTCGTGCATATTAAGATTATCAAAaccaacccattgccttctaagaAAAGTAATCCTACCCCAAATAAGAAAGGTAAAAAGATGAAAACCCTCTTACTAATGAGGTGCTAGAAGTTGTGCTCCTAAAATCCATCGCTAAAAACTGAAAAGCCCCTACTCCTAAGCCTACTTTCTCCAAAGTTACCAAAACTGAGAGCAAAGAGCCTACCAATAGAAGTATCATTATTGACCTTGATGAGACAAATTCTAATAATGAAGATGATTCCAAGAAGAAACGAGATAAATAGGATATTAGCCTAGGTGAAAGACACTCCATGCATCTAATTGCAAAGGACAATAAAAGAAAAATTGTGTTGAGTGAAGAAGCCCATGTCTCTAATGAGTAGTATTCCccaaaagaggaagaggataattCTTCTTAATATTCAAAATATGAGGATTATCTAGCTAAAGATGAGATGctaaagaggaagaggataattCTTCTAAATATTCAAAATATGAGGATTATTTAGCTAAAGATGAGATGCTAGAGGATGAGAATGGGTACCATATGGCTATAATGAATGAACCTGATTTTGAGAGTGAAATGCCAAAACAAAGAACCCCTTCTCCAATTAACACTAGGGAAAGGGTTATGGAGTTAAAGACTCAAGATCCTTCCTCTATGAAGAATGAGGTCAGGATTGCTAATCTCCAAGGCTAAATCATTGATTTACAAGTCCATATGAT encodes:
- the LOC131075750 gene encoding probable UDP-glucosyl transferase 73B6; protein product: MDLLPRKSGPIVLSFIESLRDPFERWVEEQGIRRPVCILSDLFINWTVHSAERFGTIRVIFAPCGAFGTSVFHAIFGSITTNTVRKEGDSVIVDGILSSAVKFTKEQMPDRLLQLDQSDPGRRFLTGKMQSMSKCWGMLVNTFDELEPHYLQHLENILNGKPLWSVGPVVPLGCIANQRGKAADISEDKLVQWLDSKSPCSFIYVSFGSQAFLSQEQTQALARSLEASHQPFVWSIKVSPETVSAESNQEELCASYLPEGFMERDNGLVIWGWAPQLVILSHPSVGAFMSHCGWNSTLESILMVVPMVTWPMFGEQHFNSKLVTEELGIGVQFCQHMDGIPCEDKVEKSVRLVLSSEEGTDMRKRAVKYQRLAKQSVGGGGSSTLNLQGFANEMHKLMNCNGEDRIGDGYDLSV